CTTTTGCGGGGTGCCGACATCTGGAACTTCTCCAGACTTTTTGTCTGCAGTCAGTCCACAGATGTTGACCCTGGCTTTGTtgccctccatgtccccatgTGTCCGGCTAAAGCCCTTGTCCAAAGTTATGTTGTCCCATCGGCAAATTACTGGAAGCGTCGCGGTCAACATCCCCTGCCCACTGCGCATACTGAGGATTTGAGTGAAGTCGATCCTGTACGCCATGTGTCAAGGGCCGTGGTAGTCATAGCCTAGTTCTTTCAGAGCACTAGATGGTCCCACCTGCATCTCGTTGTCGAAGTCACTACGTTTGATAACCGGACGCAGTCCTTTCTGAGTACCAATCACACCAAAACTGATTGCAAGTTAAAGCTATTGGCTGGTATTCGGCCTTGATTGTACCGAAGTTGTCAAAACTTGTTCAGTACGCCTGAAGATAccctacctaggtaggcatTATGGTGGGGAGTTGTAATCGTCATTAGTCCAAACCGTGAGATCagttgccgccgccaagggaATACAGCTCCGCTGCGGCCGCCACGGTGAAATGCCAGCTTGACTTTGCGGGGAAGCCTGACTCCGGTTAATGACCAGGTTGATGGATCGCCATGTTCACTTGATGGCGCGGAATGAGGCCTGGTGTGTATAAAGAAAGTCAAGGGGCAATGCCATTTCTATCATTTCTTTTTCCGTAACGGCCAGGAAGCATTCTCATACTTTTGTTAGCTTTGAAGCTTTGAGGGCATCTTCACTACCTCGATAGGAGACCATTCACCACCATGACAGTGTTAAAGGACACGGAAGTGGCCCAGGTTGAGCATGGCTCTCTGAATGGCAAGGCGTCACTGGAGAAGATACCTGGTGCCGACGAAACACAAAGAGAGTTCTTTCTCAAATTTGCCAACAAAGATGCATCCTGGATTGAGACGGAAGACAAGAGGCTAGTCCGGAAGATTGACATGCACTTGTTGCCATTCTTAATCATCATGTATTTGCTTAACTTTCTTGATCGGTCCAACCTCGCCCAGGCCAGACAAGGCACCCTGGAAAAGGATCTGGGGATGCAAGGAACGGATTTCAACTTGGCGACATCAATTTTCTTCGTGGGATACTTGCTTATGCAACTGCCGTCGaatatcatcatcactcGCGTCCGCCCTTCGATATATCTGGCGTCAGCGGTTGTCCTCTGGGGAGTTGTGTCCACATGTAATGCCGCTGCACACAACTTTGCGCAACTTGTCGTCATTCGTTTCCTGTTGGGTGAGTTAAATGCCATACAAGCTATTCTAACTTTGTTTCTTTGGGCTAATAGATACCCGTCTTATTCTGTAGGCTTTGTCGAGGCTCCGTTCTTCCCCGGCGCAATCTTTCTCATGTCGTCCTGGTATACGCGTGCCGAGCTGACGCGCAGAGTTGCATGGTTTTACACGGGCAATTCCCTCGCCAACATGTTTGGAGGTCTCATTGCCTATGGCGTCTTGAAGGACTTGAGTGGCGCTCATGGCATCGCCGGATGGGTTAGTTGAAACAAGATTGTTGCTGTTCGTTTATTTACAAATTTTTGCCGCTAACGGCGCTGACTAGAGATGGCTTTTTATTGTGGAAGGAGTCATCACAATCGGTTTCGGTATTCTGTCTGGGTTTGTTCTGCCAGACTATCCCCAGACGACTCGATGGCTAAGTGACGAAGAACGTGCCTTTGCATCTTGGCGGCTCCTTGCCGACATTAGCGAGGCAGATGATGGGAAATCAACGACACTATGGCAGGGCCTCAAGTTGGCACTGAAAGACTACCGACTTTACCTTTTCGTTCTTTTAGCGCATATGAGTCTGCTGTCGCAAACATTCCAATACTTCTTCCCGAGCATTGTGCAAACTCTAGGTTACGACCCTCTCATCACGCTGTTGCTCACTGTTCCAGGTGTGTAAACAATCTCAAGCTTCTTTCCGTCCCCGTTCCATATTTTTCAATTCAAAACTAGAATGACATTAACTTATTTGGGCCCATAGCTTGGTTTGCCACATTCTTGGTCTCCATCTTGGTCAATTGGACTGCGGCCAAGACGAAGGACAAATCGATTCACATATTTTGTCTCATGGCTATTGCTGCAGTGGGAAACGCGATTGCCACGGGCACGACGGCTATTGGGGCTCGGTTTTTTGCCATGTTTCTGATGCCAATGGGCGCCATTGCAGCGTACACGATCATCGTGGGTTGGGTCGCAAACTCCTTCCCCCGACCGCTGGTCAAGAGGTCTGCGGCTATTGCGATTGTGAACATGATTGGCAATACGGCATCTATTTATGGAAGCTACATGTATGACAAGACCCAAGGGCCTCGCTACGTTCCGGGCGGAAGTTCCAATGCCGTCATTAGTCTGTTAGTCGGTGTGCTGGCGCTGGTTTTGCGATACCTCCACAAGCGGGAGAACGAAAAGTTGGAAGCGGCGGAGAATGAAGAGAATGGCAGTGTTCCCCCTGCAGAAAGAGGTCCAGTAGGATTCAGATACATCTATTAGAGTGTGGTCTTGGTGTGCTGCCTACGGGGCGGCAATCGCGATCATTCACCTCAATTGAAATGGAATGGAATGGCCCTCAACACAAACATGAGCCTGAAATGTTATATGCAACCCAGCCCTTTCGGAAAATGGAGTCGCGAAACCTTTGGCTGGGCAAGCAGCATTGTCTGGTTCATGGCCCATGGGGAGTTTTGATCGACGGACTCCTCTGTCGCTATGGTGTACAtggcaagaccagactgctaTTGAGAAGTCAGTAGTGGTAAATGTTGTATTTATGCCGTTACATGTATTTGACCCTGGTTCGGGAAGACTCTGCCTGAAGCCCGTGTACCATGCATTCATGTCCTCAGTTTCATAGACCACTTATTTTCATGTGAGTAATAAGTACACATGCGGCCAATtaacaccagacttgacctaCTTGACTCACGCACGGTCTGTGGTCCTAAGTACTTGCCTGCTTGCActctacctacctaggtaggtagtttGATGGATTGGTCCTTGTCGCCTTAGGATGGTTAAAGTCAAGTATTTCTGACCTTCTGCTGTTAGagtgccagaccagaccagacgcaagtTGATCTAATTTCTGGTTCTACTTGTCCACCGGACACAGCGAGCGTGGGCCATTTGATAACATTTAAACTTGACAATTTATGCATGTGTCAAGTTCTTACTAGCACCGGACCTGACatgaccaagaccaagaccaggGCCAGGACCACTACTAAGGACCCAGATGAGGCATAAACTCGCACTAAACCCTCTGAGTTCATCTCAAGCGC
The genomic region above belongs to Pochonia chlamydosporia 170 chromosome 2, whole genome shotgun sequence and contains:
- a CDS encoding MFS transporter (similar to Neosartorya fischeri NRRL 181 XP_001262994.1), whose translation is MTVLKDTEVAQVEHGSLNGKASLEKIPGADETQREFFLKFANKDASWIETEDKRLVRKIDMHLLPFLIIMYLLNFLDRSNLAQARQGTLEKDLGMQGTDFNLATSIFFVGYLLMQLPSNIIITRVRPSIYLASAVVLWGVVSTCNAAAHNFAQLVVIRFLLGFVEAPFFPGAIFLMSSWYTRAELTRRVAWFYTGNSLANMFGGLIAYGVLKDLSGAHGIAGWRWLFIVEGVITIGFGILSGFVLPDYPQTTRWLSDEERAFASWRLLADISEADDGKSTTLWQGLKLALKDYRLYLFVLLAHMSLLSQTFQYFFPSIVQTLGYDPLITLLLTVPAWFATFLVSILVNWTAAKTKDKSIHIFCLMAIAAVGNAIATGTTAIGARFFAMFLMPMGAIAAYTIIVGWVANSFPRPLVKRSAAIAIVNMIGNTASIYGSYMYDKTQGPRYVPGGSSNAVISLLVGVLALVLRYLHKRENEKLEAAENEENGSVPPAERGPVGFRYIY